The Kitasatospora setae KM-6054 genome contains a region encoding:
- a CDS encoding MoaD/ThiS family protein has protein sequence MIIVCAGSLLRFADYRREIPVDAPTVRAALAHLAREHPALGAVLLDDRGALRRHHRLLRGGDLLTDDGLDLPVADRDRVEILTSISGG, from the coding sequence ATGATCATCGTCTGCGCCGGCTCCCTGCTGCGCTTCGCCGACTACCGCCGGGAGATCCCCGTCGACGCCCCCACCGTCCGCGCGGCCCTGGCCCACCTCGCCCGCGAACACCCCGCCCTGGGCGCCGTCCTGCTGGACGACCGCGGCGCCCTGCGGCGCCACCACCGCCTCCTGCGCGGCGGCGACCTGCTCACCGACGACGGCCTCGACCTCCCGGTCGCCGACCGGGACCGGGTGGAGATCCTCACCTCCATCTCCGGCGGCTGA
- a CDS encoding AMP-binding protein has translation MTADDTLVTALEQQAAEHGDKFLAFPDTGERITTAELARASALSAAGLRDRGVPEDRVVGLLTPTGPAFFTAFFGVLRTGCAAAVLPLPWGDARTRAERLVPLLDAGGIRHLLVAPSYRDCADRLRALRPGLAVIPLDERGARPHHGSGRADALAVLQLTSGSTSAPKGVRLTHRAYLHGVRSTARSWGITTRDTWVGWMPHFHDFGLVTALAQLLHGGDQHQFAPMTAMRSPLRFLRHLAEQRGTATAGPNFFYDRLAEAAAADPRAVAELDLTALRLGVNGAEPVRPATLDSFDRALAPAGARPHLVRPAYGLAEATLVATMARPGPRPRVEHLDRALLADHGRARLLPPDAPGGKALASVGTPVEDLRLRIADPRGRPCPDGTLGEVQLQGPMLTTGYHRHPEATRELFDGPWLRTGDLGFLLDGELFVAGRAKDMIIVRGVNHFPEDVEAAARSVPGVHRGRCVAFAVEPTEPGEHLVLVAETLPAERTPELRQLLTAAVREQTGLAEVEVRLAPPGWIPRTSSGKWQRATARARLADTRLT, from the coding sequence ATGACCGCCGACGACACCCTGGTCACCGCCCTGGAACAGCAGGCCGCCGAGCACGGGGACAAGTTCCTGGCCTTCCCGGACACCGGCGAACGGATCACCACCGCCGAACTGGCCCGCGCCTCGGCCCTGTCCGCGGCCGGCCTGCGCGACCGGGGCGTCCCGGAAGACCGGGTGGTGGGCCTGCTCACCCCGACCGGCCCGGCGTTCTTCACCGCCTTCTTCGGCGTCCTGCGCACCGGCTGCGCCGCCGCCGTCCTGCCGCTGCCGTGGGGCGACGCGCGGACCCGGGCCGAGCGGCTGGTCCCCCTGCTGGACGCGGGCGGCATCCGCCACCTGCTGGTGGCGCCCTCCTACCGGGACTGCGCGGACCGGCTGCGCGCCCTGCGGCCGGGGCTGGCAGTGATCCCGCTGGACGAGCGGGGCGCCCGGCCGCACCACGGCTCCGGCAGGGCCGACGCCCTGGCCGTGCTGCAGCTGACCTCCGGCAGCACCAGCGCCCCCAAGGGGGTGCGCCTCACCCACCGGGCCTACCTGCACGGCGTCCGGTCCACCGCCCGGTCCTGGGGAATCACCACCCGGGACACCTGGGTGGGCTGGATGCCGCACTTCCACGACTTCGGCCTGGTCACCGCCCTGGCGCAGCTGCTGCACGGCGGCGACCAGCACCAGTTCGCCCCGATGACCGCGATGCGCTCCCCGCTGCGCTTCCTGCGCCACCTCGCCGAACAACGGGGCACCGCCACCGCCGGGCCGAACTTCTTCTACGACCGCCTGGCCGAAGCCGCCGCCGCGGACCCGCGCGCCGTCGCGGAACTCGACCTGACCGCCCTGCGGCTGGGCGTCAACGGCGCGGAACCCGTCCGCCCCGCCACCCTGGACTCCTTCGACCGGGCCCTCGCCCCCGCCGGCGCCCGCCCGCACCTGGTCCGCCCCGCCTACGGCCTGGCCGAGGCCACCCTGGTGGCGACCATGGCCCGGCCGGGCCCCCGCCCGCGGGTGGAGCACCTCGACCGGGCCCTGCTGGCCGACCACGGCCGGGCCCGGCTCCTCCCGCCGGACGCGCCCGGCGGCAAGGCCCTGGCCTCGGTCGGCACCCCGGTCGAGGACCTGCGCCTGCGGATCGCCGACCCCCGCGGCCGGCCGTGCCCGGACGGCACCCTCGGCGAGGTCCAGCTCCAAGGACCGATGCTCACCACCGGCTACCACCGGCACCCCGAGGCCACCCGGGAGCTGTTCGACGGCCCCTGGCTGCGCACCGGCGACCTGGGATTCCTGCTGGACGGCGAGCTGTTCGTCGCCGGCCGCGCCAAGGACATGATCATCGTGCGCGGGGTCAACCACTTCCCCGAGGACGTCGAAGCCGCCGCCCGCTCCGTGCCCGGCGTGCACCGGGGCCGCTGCGTGGCCTTCGCGGTGGAGCCCACCGAACCCGGCGAGCACCTGGTCCTGGTCGCCGAAACCCTGCCCGCCGAACGGACCCCGGAGCTGCGGCAGCTGCTGACCGCGGCGGTGCGCGAGCAGACCGGCCTCGCCGAGGTGGAGGTCCGGCTCGCCCCGCCCGGCTGGATCCCCCGCACCAGCAGCGGCAAGTGGCAGCGCGCCACGGCCCGCGCCCGGCTCGCCGACACCCGCCTCACCTGA